One stretch of Toxoplasma gondii ME49 chromosome XI, whole genome shotgun sequence DNA includes these proteins:
- a CDS encoding regulator of chromosome condensation (RCC1) repeat-containing protein (encoded by transcript TGME49_313860), which produces MQESASSPRARLPTSPDKEEGEGGEDNEQREGEQRETGREEERDTEERDREESQAGEGKQWGTSANVEADERAEEEISSIERRCGGSARVQPGDRGEHEPTELVNRRALPRDAPKRKAKGKKSIWGEIRAYGSVEIHRESYTPEEGAVLAGLQSREGEEEMQYGPLRRAGSCPDLDSASRVSRFGESTEDESSSEEEEQGRRGAGQLKKECMQAQPRRQAFGLSGQERRGRSRRRTGDARDEGLTSREEEGAETSGSASSTDQEAAEAGEKEDGGENGEEEEEGEQIWDLWGGEGPSEEDLHLLELLVGKGVQESRSEKSEKRSKSEEKAGEGESLGGLRQGNATDGEDEHRKSPSSSKPLAASSETVSDELDHLLLRAAAGDIQDEVFAIKKKTLVLSFGKNSYGQLGFPLKHHSAPVVVELPTLRAQQLLSASASSSSSPRSPFSPSCGASLQALEKPATVSRVFCGRFHSAALTEGGSVLLWGHNASGQLGRGGFADDEEEDSSLAAESCKGVSGRPERRARFEVAPQHSRRTPRRHNGRKEERQEEASGVRGTDSTTAEGSPLNDAFAFSVSSTWSAAGSSAAPSASSALSSPATRSPSSKAGLTAPGETGLCGRGEASGRTATGGGDLLLVPSEPCGTSTLVPVQNGSSETVLRGRATSEDEGAQTREEENEKRGEQEEEHRRGEKGENGRENKEDRKEEKEEKKDEEEEKKDEEEEKKDEKEEGRREDKDQERGEESKEEVGEREGEERGEEKKGGRREKDEVEEGAVNLSRAPAPKAAVKDFTALETLTVPWQEKHKKKDTSENVLDIEGEAPNSVHPGLAELENSSVGEKTNESSSVAFEENPSINEAAGSYPSSRYRRSSSCPPAGLADALLGFNQNSAFPPSPSVASPLASSLSSSSSPSSSSSSPSSSSFPSSSASSSSVQTSSESYRTPWYKRLFGMRKESSSRVSGERGEKENSRENRGEASSQSRAESAARSSAGARPSPDRGFRQVFDFFTRRGMGRDVSERRSSSSPLSSRRVWEGGPATPQTLASRAAKADQRLQAKRRRPASPEEAFGWKPVLLREFGTVYRVSDVALGGEHSMFLCQDGSLWLCGSNQDGQLGLLAKETRQPISCCGKPRRMPLGDSFMWPEYRKIASPVAFIAAGYKHSALIDAKDRLWMWGNNQFGQCGMDPGAGACVAMLPWRVRFPQKGIAVVQIALGKYHSLCLTEDGQVFVWGRGRFGVLGMGAPKHATNRSWFFSRRRSVEPLFICTPQPLRALCSVHVTRIASGDSHCAAVGVARLPRTAYTEVALLQLREQGAAYRDYVLEEMKKRSAQYTSSTLGPLPGGRALFGVSPAACRPEARRSLPFRSRPVDGFFFSPATRQSVPVRDAGRRVARDRLTARLSLRGPGDRAGLGQLAPRGRLGPSRASWGQRRSLLMLMSPAQRYRARLFHETKRDSWSRHARAETDDELRLSDLERRRRWGFPEGVGEPYGTERGSAAHRGGDQLFLWGKGSEGELGCNTLRNQYTPVELPFVLSSSKPCYIQVHEVALGGDFTLAVAASYSTSFTIHDPVPSPSPRQGAAATRTLLDIYRGKPSASFSAPFSAAPARPLHAERQSFVSWSTDMESRAASPKSSASNGSLRNSESCAAGNALCVLPPREDAASQLAGEGHSLDRGDRTCADRWETISEGVGSEGEDKEERERGEGKTEREERKAAALYMVGRKYAGSQTPEATPQTHEHSDLSLGETSKRCALGPGESEPDVEGKEAGGETKREGERTGQTGVARRKEDSLQGVSRREGSTAEERSPGEDEGGNAERKDSPIVEAHRLREETSETLCPGEARDIDPSRSEPRRQQESVFGDSGSEGGASSRGRSNAIPEAVVPHSEDALLKHAVHSLPVLSVAPPPNEDALPSSVLELRPSNRTEPRDSCLSSCSLSLASISSKSVSSSPHLTPGSPATSDRGSVTHIVPSFVGRPSVPFFCASSFGDPLPDRLFFSPARTAASRSGLQRLFGPFTDSSRSSTWSRGSIVSSAGCASGREALLSALACATDPLMPLQLYVWGSNRGNQLPLEPEEPQPTFLVPHRVNLLSLVDATVIARRAPSICLFPAERGPCDARRKAPRVASRAFGAGGLRAAARRVGSSDRGGLEETGGDTAESRGEAAVEVGGLQRTEAQRGQEAMAWTAQNETLEKSEGASQAGSVGSSLGGEGKGHGQRGQSSASKDRNCLREEETAEGTRAKASSSAGEEERPVRRRGERGQGETPPGYEGEQSEQKPRRERDSSSVKGTRRRQWPETFTEPEDEESARSNGQTGCPGPVERADHSGREEEATDQTKKERETSQTNVVPQACDRLKRLDARPSDSSSGDEKASGEKPASASSKEGREASVLAPPLVIIPPSSSPSSLEQELKQSVPRAGAQQALLSILSSLDSPRRSVGEKSAAESEKTDADSLCRYSRPRHETCTPQLVADDSMGSEGCSRVEQRDKAIKLRKAASAALSLKLSEARRNCRGSGTPDLLWAFPSLARHGRAGGDARAGGEAKSMSRRRKVYFARGGVWRAICSVKVKSVAAGQEHSLLVVEVEYLEAHKTNGADANRSPPPPMPTLNPSAYRKFDA; this is translated from the exons atgcaggaatctgcgtcttcccctcGGGCTCGCCTGCCCACGTCTCCcgacaaagaggaaggcgaaggaggagaagataACGAACAGCGggagggagaacagagagagacagggagagaagaggagagagacacagaagagcgagacagagaagagtcgcaggcaggagaaggaaagcagtGGGGGACATCGGCGAACGTGGAAGCAGatgagagagcagaggaggaaaTTAGCTCGATCGAAAGGAGATGCGGAGGCAGTGCGAGGGTCCAGCCAGGTGACAGAGGAGAGCACGAACCGACAGAACTCGTGAATCGCAGGGCTCTGCCGAGAGATGCaccgaagaggaaggcgaaggggaagaagagcatCTGGGGGGAAATAAGAGCCTACGGAAGCGTTGAGATCCACCGCGAGAGCTACACACCTGAGGAGGGGGCTGTGCTCGCAGGCTTGCAGTctcgagagggagaagaagaaatgcagTACGGACCGCTGAGGCGGGCAGGCTCTTGTCCCGACCTCGACAGTgcttctcgtgtgtctcgTTTCGGTGAGTCGACAGAAGATGAGTCTTCAagtgaggaggaagagcaaggacgcagaggcgccggacagctgaagaaggagtgcatgcaggcccaaccgcggagacaggcgttCGGACTATCGGGccaggagaggcgagggcggAGTCGGAGGAGAACAGGTGACGCACGAGACGAAGGACTCACttcgagggaagaagaaggcgccgagACAAGCGGGTCTGCTTCCAGTACAGAtcaagaagcagcagaagctggcgaaaaagaagacggaggagaaaacggagaagaagaggaggaaggagagcagatCTGGGATTTGTGGGGAGGCGAGGGTCCTTCAGAAGAAGACCTCCATCTTTTGGAGCTTCTCGTTGGAAAAGGAGTTCAGGAGtcgaggagcgagaagagcgagaagagaagcaagtctgaagagaaggcgggagaaggagagtcTCTGGGAGGGTTGAGACAGGGAAACGcgacagacggagaagacgagcacCGCaagtcgccttcttcctcaaagCCCCTCGCTGCGTCCTCAGAAACTGTTTCGGACGAACTGGAccaccttctccttcgtgcCGCTGCTGGAGATATTCAAGATGAAGTTTTTGCTATCAAAAAGAAGACCCTCGTGCTTTCTTTCG GAAAGAACAGTTACGGGCAACTGGGGTTTCCTTTGAAGCATCACTCGGCGCCGGTAGTTGTGGAGCTGCCCACTCTTCGGGCTCAGCAGCTGCTGtcagcttctgcttcctcgagttcgtctcctcgttctcccttttctccttcgtgtgGGGCTTCTCTGCAAGCGCTGGAGAAACCTGCAACTGTCTCTCGAGTATTTTGCGGCCGCTTCCACTCCGCTGCCCTCACGGAGGGAGGCAGCGTCTTGTTGTGGGGTCACAATGCCTCAGGCCAGCTCGGCCGAGGAGGCTttgcagacgacgaagaagaagatagTTCTCTGGCTGCGGAGAGTTGTAAGGGTGTGTCGGGGAGACCGGAGAGAAGGGCAAGGTTTGAAGTGGCGCCTCAGCACTCGAGGCGAacgccgaggagacacaacggccggaaagaagagagacaggaagaagcttCCGGCGTCCGTGGGACGGACTCGACCACTGCAGAGGGATCTCCCCTCAACGAtgctttcgctttctctgtgtcctcgACATGGTCGGCAGCCGGGTCGTCTGCTGCTCCGTCcgcctcctctgctctctcctcaccTGCAACTCGGTCGCCTTCCTCCAAAGCAGGCTTGACAGCGCCAGGGGAGACCGGACTTTGCGGCCGAGGCGAGGCCTCAGGGAGGACCGCGACAGGCGGCGGAGATCTCCTCCTCGTTCCCTCGGAACCGTGTGGCACTTCGACGCTGGTTCCTGTCCAGAATGGCTCCTCAGAGACCGTTCTACGAGGCCGAGCAACtagcgaagacgaaggagcacagacgagggaagaagagaacgaaaagaggggagaacaggaagaagagcacagaagaggagagaagggagagaacggacgagaaaacaaggaagatagaaaagaagagaaggaagagaaaaaagatgaagaggaagagaaaaaagatgaagaggaagagaaaaaagatgagaaggaagagggcagacgagaagacaaggaccaggaaagaggggaagagagcaaagagGAAGTAGGAGAacgggaaggagaggaaagaggagaagagaagaaaggcggaagaagagagaaggatgaAGTTGAAGAAGGTGCTGTGAACCTCTCTAGAGCGCCTGCTCCGAAGGCAGCTGTCAAGGACTTCACCGCGTTGGAAACTCTGACAGTCCCGTGGCAAGAGAAACataagaagaaagacacttCAGAAAACGTCTTGGATAtcgagggagaggcgcctAACTCGGTACATCCCGGTCTCGCGGAACTCGAGAATTCTTCtgtgggagagaagacaaatgAGTCATCGAGTGTTGCGTTTGAAGAAAATCCGAGTATCAACGAGGCGGCAGGTTCAtatccttcttctcgctatcgtcgctcttcctcaTGTCCACCTGCCGGGCTGGCAGACGCGCTTCTTGGGTTCAATCAAAACTCGGCCTtccctccttcgccttctgtcgcctctcccctcgcttcttctctgtcgtcttcttcatcaccgtcttcctcgtcttcttctccttcttcatcttcttttccgtcttcttctgcttcgtcttcttccgtccAGACGAGTTCCGAGAGTTACCGAACTCCCTGGTACAAGCGTCTGTTTGGGATGCGCAAGGAATCTTCGTCGCgtgtctctggagagaggggagaaaaggagaacagcagagagaatAGAGGAGAGGCTTCTTCGCAGTCGAGAGCGGAGTCCGCTGCACGCTCGTCTGCTGGCGCGCGGCCGTCCCCGGATCGTGGCTTTCGTCAGGTCTTTGATTTTTTCACAAGACGAGGAATGGGAAGAGACGTTTCCGAACGACGAAGCTCATCGagtcctctctcctcgcggcgAGTCTGGGAGGGTGGACCTGCGACCCCACAAACTCTCGCCAGTCGAGCCGCGAAAGCCGATCAGAGGCTCCAAGCGAAACGCCGAAGACCTGCATCGCCAGAGGAAGCTTTTGGCTGGAAGCCTGTGCTGTTACGCGAATTCGGGACGGTCTACCGCGTCAGCGACGTCGCTCTGGGAG GGGAGCATAGCATGTTTCTTTGTCAGGATGGATCTCTGTGGCTTTGCGGCAGCAACCAGGACGGCCAGCTGGGTCTTCtagcgaaggagacgcggcaGCCGATATCATGCTGCGGCAAGCCTCGACGCATGCCTCTTGGGGACTCTTTCATGTGGCCGGAGTACCGAAAAATCGCTTCCCCAGTCGCGTTTATCGCAGCCGGATACAA GCACTCCGCATTGATTGATGCCAAGGATCGCCTGTGGATGTGGGGAAACAACCAG TTCGGACAATGCGGGATGGACCCTGGAGCTGGAGCCTGCGTGGCGATGCTCCCCTGGCGCGTCCGGTTCCCCCAAAAAGGAATCGCCGTCGTTCAA ATTGCCCTCGGCAAGTATCACAGTTTATGTCTGACGGAGGACGGACAAGTTTTTGTGTGGGGCAGAGGCCGCTTCGGTGTGTTGGGCATGGGGGCGCCGAAACATGCGACGAAC cGCAGTTGGTTTTTTTCGCGAAGGCGGTCTGTAGAGCCTCTGTTCATCTGCACACCCCAGCCTCTTCGGGCTCTGTGCAGCGTGCATGTGACGCGAATTGCGTCGGGGGACTCTCACTGCGCGGCTGTGGgcgtcgcgcgtctccctcgAACTGCGTACACAGAAGTAGCGCTTCTGCAGTTGCGCGAGCAAGGCGCTGCATATCGAGACTACGTTCTggaggaaatgaagaagaggtcGGCGCAGTACACCTCTTCCACGCTGGGACCGTTGCCAGGAGGTCGGGCGCTTTTCGGCGTGTCTCCTGCCGCCTGCCGCCCGGAGGCCCGGCGATCCCTTCCATTTCGCTCGCGGCCCGTTgacggcttcttcttctcgcctgcgaCGAGACAGTCGGTCCCCGTGCGTGACGCAGGGCGACGGGTGGCGAGGGATCGCCTGACGGCGCGCCTTTCGCTCCGCGGGCCAGGAGACAGGGCGGGTCTGGGCCAACTGGCCCCCAGGGGCCGCCTCGGGCCCTCGCGTGCGAGCTGGGGTCAGAGACGGTCGCTTCTCATGCTGATGAGTCCCGCGCAAAGGTACCGGGCGAGACTCTTCCACGAAACCAAACGCGACAGCTGGAGCAGACACGCAAGAGCAGAAACCGATG ATGAACTGCGTCTCTCGGATTTGGAACGACGACGACGCTGGGGATTTCCAGAAGGCGTCGGCGAGCCCTACGGGACGGAGCGCGGCAGTGCCGCCCACCGAGGCGGGGACCAACTTTTTTTGTGGGGCAAAGGTTCAGAAGGAGAACTAGGGTGCAACACATTGAGGAACCAATACACGCCTGTCGAG CTTCCCTTCGTTCTGTCCTCCTCGAAGCCGTGTTACATTCAAGTGCACGAGGTGGCTCTCGGCGGGGACTTCACACTCGCAGTCGCAGCCTCATATTCGACATCCTTCACGATCCACGACCCTGTTCCTTCCCCGAGTCCGCGACAGGGTGCAGCAGCCACGCGTACACTTCTCGACATCTACCGTGGAAAGCCATCCGCCTCTTTTTCCGCCCcgttctctgctgctccgGCGCGgcccctgcatgcagagagacagtcgTTCGTCTCCTGGAGTACAGACATGGAGTCGAGGGCGGCGTCTCCCAAAAGCTCTGCCTCCAACGGGTCGCTCCGCAACAGCGAGTCGTGTGCCGCGGGGAACGCGCTGTGCGTGTTGCCTCCgcgcgaagacgcagcaAGCCAGCTAGCTGGCGAAGGTCACTCTCTCGATCGGGGGGACAGGACATGCGCCGACAGGTGGGAGACCATTTCTGAAGGCGTCgggagcgaaggagaagataaagaggaaagggagagaggtgaGGGCAAAAccgaaagggaagaaaggaaagcagcGGCCTTGTATATGGTTGGTAGGAAGTATGCTGGCTCCCAGACCCCAGAGGCCACCCCACAGACCCATGAACACAGTGACCTCTCGCTAGGAGAAACCTCGAAGCGGTGTGCTCTCGGACCTGGCGAGTCCGAGCCAGATGTGGAAGGGAAAGAAGCCGGAGGGGAGACAaaaagggagggagagaggactGGCCAAACAGGAGtcgcgaggagaaaggaagactcTCTGCAGGGAGTCAGTAGAAGAGAAGGGtcgacagcagaagaaagaagtccgggggaagacgagggagggaacgcggagaggaaagactcTCCAATTGTTGAGGCCCACCgtctgagagaagagacatcCGAGACTCTCTGCCCTGGCGAAGCACGGGACATCGACCCGAGTCGATCGGAACCGAGACGGCAACAGGAGTCTGTCTTTGGGGATTCGGGCAGTGAAGGAGGCGCCAGTTCGAGGGGGAGAAGCAATGCAATTCCCGAAGCAGTTGTTCCGCACTCTGAGGACGCTCTTCTCAAACATGCAGTCCAttctctccctgttctctctgtggcgcCTCCGCCTAACGAAGAcgctcttccctcgtctGTCCTCGAGCTGCGCCCCAGCAACCGGACGGAACCCCGTGACagctgtctttcctcttgctcgCTGTCGCTGGCGTCCATTTCCTCAaagtctgtttcctcgtccCCTCACCTCACGCCCGGGTCTCCCGCCACCTCTGACAGGGGCTCTGTTACTCATATCGTCCCCAGCTTTGTTGGGCGACCCTCCGTTCCTTTCTTTTGCGCCTCGTCCTTCGGCGACCCGCTCCCGGATCGCCTATTCTTCAGTCCCGCCCGCACTGCAGCGAGTCGCTCTGGTCTCCAGAGGCTCTTTGGGCCTTTCACAGACTCTTCGCGGTCGAGCACGTGGTCTCGCGGGTCGattgtctcctctgccggCTGCGCCAGCGGGCGCGAGGCGCTCCTCTCGGCTCTCGCGTGTGCCACGGATCCCCTCATGCCTCTGCAGCTCTACGTCTGGGGCTCAAATCGAGGCAACCAGCTGCCCCTGGAACCGGAAGAGCCACAGCCGACTTTCCTGGTTCCCCACAGAGTGAATCTACTGTCTCTCGTGGATGCAACAGTCATCGCGCGCCGCGCCCCGtccatctgtctctttccggCCGAACGAGGTCCTTGCGACGCCCGGCGAAAGGCCCCCCGGGTCGCCTCCAGGGCCTTCGGCGCCGGGGGCCTGCGGGCCGCGGCGAGACGTGTGGGGTCTTCCGACAGGGGGGGGCTCGAGGAGACTGGCGGAGACACCGCTGAATCCCGAGGAGAAGCGGCTGTCGAGGTGGGAGGCCTCCAGAGgacagaggcgcagagggGTCAGGAGGCGATGGCTTGGACCGCGCAAAACGAGACTCTGGAGAAGTCGGAGGGAGCATCTCAGGCGGGCTCGGTGGGGAGTTCGCTGGGGGGTGAGGGAAAGGGACACGGACAGAGGGGACAGAGCAGCGCCTCGAAGGACAGAAACTGTCTccgggaagaggaaacggccGAGGGAACTCGGGCGAAAGCAAGTTCGAGtgcaggggaagaagaaagacccGTCAGGCGACGGGGCGAACGGGGGCAAGGTGAGACTCCGCCGGGGTACGAAGGTGAACAGTCGGAGCAGAAGcccagaagagagcgagattCGTCAAGCGTCAAAGggacgagaaggcggcaaTGGCCAGAAACGTTTACAGAAccggaggacgaagaaagtGCGAGGAGCAACGGGCAGACGGGCTGCCCGGGGCCGGTGGAACGAGCAGACCAtagcgggagagaagaagaggcaactgatcagacgaagaaggaaagagagacgagtcAGACGAACGTCGTGCCGCAGGCGTGTGACAGGTTGAAGCGTTTAGACGCTCGCCCGAGTGATTCGAGTTCCGGCGACGAGAAGGCgtcgggagagaagccggcATCGGCTTCCTCGAAAGAGGGAAGGGAAGCAAGTGTCTTGGCGCCGCCTCTTGTCATCATCCCTCCATCTTCGTCACCTTCGTCGCTCGAACAGGAACTGAAGCAGTCGGTTCCTCGGGCCGGAGCTCAGCAAGCCCTTTTGAGTATTCTGAGTTCCCTCGATTCGCCGCGTCGCTCTGTGGGGGAGAAGAGTGCtgccgagagcgagaagacggatGCCGACAGTCTCTGTCGGTATTCAAGGCCCCGCCACGAGACATGTACGCCCCAGCTTGTCGCCGACGACTCCATGGGTTCCGAAGGCTGCTCGCGCgtggaacagagagacaaagccaTCAAACTCCGAAAGGCGGCGTCGGCTGCGCTCTCTCTGAAGCTCTCTGAAGCTCGCAGAAACTGTCGAGGAAGTGGGACGCCCGACCTCTTGTGGGCGTTTCCGAGTTTGGCGAGACATGGACGCGCCgggggagacgcgagagctggaggcgaagcgaagagcATGTCTCGTCGAAGGAAAGTCTACTTCGCTCGCGGCGGGGTGTGGAGGGCGATCTGTTCTGTCAAAGTCAAAAGTGTGGCTGCGGGTCAGGAACACTCGTTGCTCGTCGTCGAGGTCGAGTATCTCGAAGCACACAAGACGAACGGAGCCGATGCCAATCGCTCTCCCCCCCCGCCGATGCCTACACTCAATCCGTCGGCGTACAGAAAGTTTGACGCGTAG